A window of the Gossypium arboreum isolate Shixiya-1 chromosome 2, ASM2569848v2, whole genome shotgun sequence genome harbors these coding sequences:
- the LOC108483787 gene encoding glycine-rich protein 2-like, with amino-acid sequence MGENRMTGKVKWFDDQKGYGFISPDDGGDDLFVHQSSIRSEGFRSLADGEEVEYVVESSEGRPKAIEVTGPNGNPVRGSSRSGRGGGGGGGYGGYGGGSGGYGGGGRRGGYGGGGGGGGAGCYKCGEMGHLARDCGQGSGGGGGRYGGGGGGGGGGACYNCGGSGHFARECPNSGR; translated from the coding sequence ATGGGTGAGAATAGGATGACCGGCAAGGTGAAGTGGTTCGATGACCAAAAGGGTTATGGCTTCATATCCCCTGACGACGGCGGCGACGATTTGTTTGTTCACCAGTCTTCCATCCGTTCCGAGGGTTTCCGTAGCCTTGCTGATGGTGAAGAGGTCGAGTACGTTGTCGAGTCTTCTGAAGGTCGCCCCAAGGCTATTGAGGTCACTGGCCCCAACGGCAACCCTGTTCGTGGATCATCTAGATCCGGACGCGGTGGCGGTGGTGGTGGTGGTTATGGCGGTTATGGCGGTGGATCCGGTGGTTATGGTGGAGGGGGAAGGAGAGGCGGTTATGGTGGAGGAGGCGGTGGTGGAGGCGCCGGATGTTATAAGTGTGGTGAGATGGGCCATTTAGCACGGGACTGTGGGCAGGGTAGCGGTGGCGGTGGAGGCAGATATGGCGGCGGAGGGGGCGGAGGAGGCGGCGGTGCTTGTTACAACTGTGGAGGCTCTGGGCATTTCGCTAGGGAGTGTCCCAACAGTGGTCGCTAA